The stretch of DNA TGACCTTCGGCCCTGCGGAGTATTTCGCGCTCTTCCTGCTGGCCTTCGCCACCCTCGGCGGGATCACCGGCAAGAACCCGATGAAGACGGTGGTGGCCGCGGCCATCGGCCTGATGATCGCCACCGTGGGCATCGACAACACCGGCGTGCAGCGCTTCACCTTCGGCGTGCTGGAGCTCTACGAGGGGGTGGACTTCATCATCGCCATCGTCGGGCTCTTCGCCATCTCGGAGCTCTTGTTCTTCATCGAGGAGCGCGCCGGCGGCGGCAAGGAGAAGATGGTCGTCAACAAGCTCAAGCTCTCCTGGGCCGATATTCGCGCCATCCTGCCCTCGAGCCTGCGCGGCGGAGTGCTGGGCTTCATTGCCGGGGTCCTGCCCGGGGCCGGCGCGTCGCTGGGCAGCTTCATCGGCTACACCCTCGAGAAGAAGGTCGTGGGCAAGAAGGGCTACTTCGGCCAGGGCGACCCGCGCGGGGTGGCCGGGCCCGAGGCCGGCAACAACGGCGCGTCCAGCGGTGCGCTGGTGCCCATGCTGACCCTCGGCGTGCCGGGCAGCGGGACCACCGCCGTGCTGCTGGCACTGCTGATCTCGCTCAACATCACGCCTGGGCCGCTGATGTTCACCCAGCACGCCGACGTCGTCTGGGGAGTGATCGCGGCGCTGCTGATCGGTAACTTCCTGCTGCTGGTGCTCAACATTCCGCTGGTCGGCATCTTCGTGAAGCTGCTCTCGGTACCACCGATGTACCTGTTGCCGGTCGTCACCATGATCGCCTTCGTGGGGATCTACTCGATCAGCAACACCACCTTCGACCTCTACTTCATGGTGGCCTTCGGCGTGGGGGGATATGTGCTGCGCAAGCTGGAGATCCCGCTGGTGCCGGTCATCCTCGGCCTGCTGCTGGGGCCGGAGATGGAGAAGAACCTGCGCCATGCCATGGACATCTCCGACGGCGACTGGACCATCCTGTGGGACAGCGGGCTGGCCATCGGCCTGTGGGTGTTCGCCGGCCTGGGCCTGATCCTGCCCTACCTCATCGGTCCGATCCTGCGTCGTCGAATGACGGTGGCGACCGGCACGGGCAACCCGGAAGGCGACTAGCCCTCCCGTGTCCTCCCGGCCCCGCGGGGGCGTCGGCCTGGCCGGCGCCCCCGTCTTCTGTCTGGCCGTCTCGCCCCATTGCGGTGCGTTGCACCATGGGGCCGGTCGATCATGGCGCGCCGCGACGGGGCGCCTGCACCAGAAGATGGCCTGGGGGCGGCATCGCCCCCCGTTTCGCCCGCGCCCAACCGACTGATTGATTGTCGAAAAAACGGCATCTCGGCGACATGGCACATCCCTTGCGCGTTCATGCCAGAGGCATTCTCGCGATGTCCTCCTGCGCTGGACTCATCATCAACAAGAACATCGATCGCAAGGAGATCCCATGATCCCGTCATCCACTTACCGTTCCCCCCGCTGGCTGGCCGCGTCCCTCCTGAGCCTGGGGGTGGCCGCTCCCGCCATGGCCCAGGAGGATCCGATCAAGGTCGGCATCCTGCACTCCCTCTCCGGCACCATGGCCATCAGCGAGACGGTGCTCAAGGACACCGTCGAGATGCTCATCGAGCAGCAGAACGCGAATGGCGGCCTGCTCGGTCGCCAGCTGGAAGCCGTCGTGGTGGACCCGGCCTCCGACTGGCCGCTGTTCGCCGAGAAGGCCCGCGAGCTGCTGGCCCAGGAGGAGGTCGACGTGATCTTCGGCAACTGGACCTCGGTATCGCGCAAGTCCGTGCTGCCGGTGGTCGAGGAGCTCAATGGCCTGCTCTTCTATCCGGTGCAGTACGAGGGCGAGGAGTCCTCCGAGAACGTCTTCTACACCGGGGCGGCGCCCAACCAGCAGGCGATCCCCGCCGTCAACTACCTGATGAACGAGGTGGGCGTCGAGCGCTGGGTGCTGGCCGGGACCGACTATGTCTACCCGCGCACCACCAACAAGATCCTCGAGGCCTACCTCAAGGGTCACGGCGTGGGCGATGCGGACATCATGATCAACTACACGCCCTTCGGTCATTCCGACTGGCAGAACATCGTCTCCGAGATCAAGGCGTTCGGCAGCGAGGGCAAGAAGACCGCGGTGGTCTCCACCATCAACGGCGACGCCAACGTGCCCTTCTATCGGGAACTGGGCAACCAGGGCATCGACGCCGCCGACATCCCGGTGGTGGCCTTCTCGGTGGGCGAGCAGGAGCTCACGGGCATCGACACCGCGCCGCTGGTCGGGCACCTCGCCGCCTGGAACTACTTCATGAGCGTCGACACCGATACCAACTATGACTTCATCGACGCCTGGATCGAGTACACCGGCGACGACATGGCGGTGACCAACGACCCCATGGAAGCCCACTACATCGGTTTCAACATGTGGGCCGAGGCGGTGCGCAAGGCCGGTACCACCGAGGTCGACGAGGTCAAGGACGCCATCATCGGCGTCAGCGTCCCCAACCTCACCGGTGGCTATGCCGCGATGATGCCCAACCACCACATCACCAAGCCGGTGCTGATCGGCGAGATCCAGGACAACGGCCAGTTCTCCATCGTCTGGGAGACCCCCTCCACCGTGGCCGGCGATGCCTGGTCCGACTACCTGGAAGGTTCCAAGGACCTGATCAGCGACTGGCGCGCACCCCTGTCCTGCGGCAACTACAACGTCGTGAAGGGCAGCTGCGGTGGCGGCGAGGCCCAGTAAGAGGTCGTCCTACCATCACCAGGGCTTCCTCGCGGAATCCCGCTGACAGACCCACCGGGCCCACGTCGGCCCGGTGGTATCGGCACGCCACTCGACGATCATTCACAGGACACGTCCATGAAGATCCCCCCATGTCTCAGGCGGCTGCTGGCCCTTTGCCTGCTGGCCTGCCTGCCGCTGACCGCCCAGGCCCAGGAGGACGACGGCCAGTCCCTGCTCGCGTCCCTCGATGCGGCCTCCTACGCCCAGATGGGCGGGGCCATCGAGGCCATCGTCGACAGCGGCGACCCGCGCAGCCGCGACTGGCTGGAGGCCCTGCTCGGCGGCAAGCTGCAGCGCCACAAGGAGAGCGGGCGCT from Halomonas aestuarii encodes:
- a CDS encoding tripartite tricarboxylate transporter permease, with translation METLGYLIDGFGVALAPHNLMFALMGAFLGTLIGALPGLGPANGVAILIPLAFTLGLAPETALIMLTAVYAGAMYGGRISSILLNIPGDEPAMMTCLDGYPMAQQGKAAEALAISAVASFIGSLVATIGLILLAPLLADFALTFGPAEYFALFLLAFATLGGITGKNPMKTVVAAAIGLMIATVGIDNTGVQRFTFGVLELYEGVDFIIAIVGLFAISELLFFIEERAGGGKEKMVVNKLKLSWADIRAILPSSLRGGVLGFIAGVLPGAGASLGSFIGYTLEKKVVGKKGYFGQGDPRGVAGPEAGNNGASSGALVPMLTLGVPGSGTTAVLLALLISLNITPGPLMFTQHADVVWGVIAALLIGNFLLLVLNIPLVGIFVKLLSVPPMYLLPVVTMIAFVGIYSISNTTFDLYFMVAFGVGGYVLRKLEIPLVPVILGLLLGPEMEKNLRHAMDISDGDWTILWDSGLAIGLWVFAGLGLILPYLIGPILRRRMTVATGTGNPEGD
- the urtA gene encoding urea ABC transporter substrate-binding protein produces the protein MIPSSTYRSPRWLAASLLSLGVAAPAMAQEDPIKVGILHSLSGTMAISETVLKDTVEMLIEQQNANGGLLGRQLEAVVVDPASDWPLFAEKARELLAQEEVDVIFGNWTSVSRKSVLPVVEELNGLLFYPVQYEGEESSENVFYTGAAPNQQAIPAVNYLMNEVGVERWVLAGTDYVYPRTTNKILEAYLKGHGVGDADIMINYTPFGHSDWQNIVSEIKAFGSEGKKTAVVSTINGDANVPFYRELGNQGIDAADIPVVAFSVGEQELTGIDTAPLVGHLAAWNYFMSVDTDTNYDFIDAWIEYTGDDMAVTNDPMEAHYIGFNMWAEAVRKAGTTEVDEVKDAIIGVSVPNLTGGYAAMMPNHHITKPVLIGEIQDNGQFSIVWETPSTVAGDAWSDYLEGSKDLISDWRAPLSCGNYNVVKGSCGGGEAQ